Proteins from a single region of Anastrepha ludens isolate Willacy chromosome 5, idAnaLude1.1, whole genome shotgun sequence:
- the LOC128864838 gene encoding uncharacterized protein LOC128864838: MKLLLVLSAIVAVVWATPQYGGGNANADANAGARAFGGLGAGGFGGPGAGGFGGPGAGGFGGPGAGGFGGQNFGGGGGGGGLGGNQGGFGRNQGGNANAIASANANADGFGGSANAVADASATAGGFGFRK, from the coding sequence ATGAAATTACTTCTAGTGCTGTCCGCAATTGTAGCCGTTGTTTGGGCTACGCCACAATATGGTGGCGGAAATGCCAATGCCGACGCTAACGCTGGTGCCAGAGCATTCGGTGGACTTGGAGCAGGAGGATTTGGTGGACCTGGTGCAGGAGGATTTGGTGGACCTGGTGCAGGAGGATTTGGAGGACCTGGTGCAGGAGGATTTGGTGGACAAAACttcggcggcggcggcggtggcGGCGGCCTTGGCGGAAATCAAGGTGGTTTCGGTAGAAATCAAGGAGGTAACGCCAATGCCATTGCCAGTGCAAATGCAAACGCCGATGGATTCGGCGGTTCGGCAAATGCCGTGGCTGATGCGAGTGCGACCGCGGGTGGATTTGGTTTCCGCAAATAG
- the LOC128864927 gene encoding uncharacterized protein LOC128864927 encodes MKLLVVLFAIVAVGWAMPQFGGGQGGFGGGQGGFGGNQGGGFGGNQGGGFGGNQGGGFGGNGGGFGGNQGFGGPGK; translated from the coding sequence ATGAAATTACTTGTAGTGCTTTTCGCAATTGTAGCCGTTGGTTGGGCTATGCCACAATTTGGTGGTGGACAAGGAGGATTTGGTGGTGGACAAGGAGGCTTTGGCGGGAATCAAGGAGGTGGTTTCGGTGGAAATCAAGGAGGTGGCTTCGGTGGAAATCAAGGAGGTGGTTTCGGTGGAAACGGAGGCGGTTTCGGTGGAAACCAAGGATTCGGTGGTCCTGGTAAATGA
- the LOC128864314 gene encoding uncharacterized protein LOC128864314 codes for MKLLVVLSAIVAVGWAMPQFGGGNANANAEANAGAGGFGGPGAGGFGGPRAGGFGGPGGGGFGRGPGFGGGFGGNPGFGGGFGGNPGFGGGFGGNPGFGGGFGGNQGFKGGFGGNPGFGGGFGGNPGFGGGFGGNQGFNGGGFNNANANSKADATANAGGFGGSSANADATANASGFGGSSANADATANAGAFGK; via the coding sequence ATGAAATTACTTGTAGTGCTGTCCGCAATTGTAGCCGTTGGTTGGGCTATGCCACAATTTGGTGGCGGAAATGCAAATGCCAATGCCGAAGCTAACGCTGGTGCAGGAGGCTTTGGTGGACCTGGTGCAGGAGGATTTGGTGGCCCTAGAGCAGGAGGATTTGGTGGACCCGGTGGCGGCGGCTTTGGCAGAGGTCCAGGATTCGGAGGCGGTTTCGGTGGAAATCCAGGATTCGGAGGCGGTTTCGGTGGAAATCCAGGATTTGGAGGCGGTTTCGGTGGAAATCCAGGATTTGGAGGCGGTTTCGGTGGAAACCAAGGATTTAAAGGCGGTTTCGGTGGAAATCCAGGATTCGGAGGCGGTTTCGGTGGAAATCCAGGATTTGGAGGCGGTTTCGGTGGAAACCAAGGATTCAATGGCGGCGGTTTCAATAATGCCAATGCTAATTCTAAAGCTGACGCCACTGCGAACGCCGGTGGATTCGGAGGCAGTTCGGCTAATGCTGACGCCACTGCGAACGCCAGCGGATTCGGAGGCAGTTCGGCTAATGCTGACGCCACTGCGAACGCCGGTGCATTCGGCAAGTAG